One genomic region from Terriglobia bacterium encodes:
- a CDS encoding SpoIVB peptidase S55 domain-containing protein produces the protein MKRLLAPLSVFVLSLASICAFAAEKTSVPIMPLSQVKIGMTGTAYTVFQGVKPEPMGVEVLGILRNMTGPKGDIILVRLHGAKPDFTGVVAGMSGSPVYIDGKLVGAISYRIGEFSKEPIAGVTPIEKMLEINEMDTSQTPLPTPVAASPESPEATGGPGIDPQVATPYQYLRPIDTPLVFSGFTTDAVKRFAPQFAAAGIVPVMGVGSAENTKQPEPIEPGSSVSAVLVRGDMDITATCTVTYVDATHLLACGHPLMDFGNVDMPMTKSTVLATLPSPANAFKIATATEQIGAFMQDRHTGILGRFGKQPEMIPVTLSFHGISNPKTFHFEVLNNARFTPVAMMSTVYSAIQGINEYSEDTTFRVEGSVNVAGYPKLELNNMYAPGDSNTPTAAAIATALGERFSRIFDNPYEQPKINGVELNIDLVPDRRWARLETARTDVTEARPGDEIVVETVLRPYRGERIVRQVPIRIPTSTPRGTLRILVSDGDTLDRMSHTGLQQRRMDLQSTIAQLNKQHENSRLYVSLLEANPQAVVEDKVMPTLPLSVINVMEGMRGTQDMVLVGESSVSEASTPFDYVVTGSQVITVNIR, from the coding sequence ATGAAACGACTTCTCGCGCCCCTTTCAGTCTTCGTCTTGTCCCTTGCATCGATCTGTGCCTTTGCTGCTGAAAAAACCAGCGTCCCCATCATGCCATTGAGCCAGGTGAAAATCGGCATGACAGGGACCGCCTATACCGTATTCCAGGGCGTTAAGCCCGAGCCTATGGGCGTGGAGGTCCTTGGCATTCTTCGCAACATGACCGGGCCCAAAGGTGACATCATCCTCGTTCGCCTTCACGGTGCAAAACCCGATTTCACCGGTGTAGTTGCCGGAATGAGCGGAAGCCCTGTTTACATCGACGGCAAACTTGTCGGCGCCATCTCTTACCGCATTGGGGAATTTTCGAAGGAACCCATTGCTGGTGTGACGCCGATCGAGAAAATGCTCGAAATCAATGAGATGGACACGTCGCAAACGCCGCTTCCGACGCCGGTTGCTGCCAGTCCCGAATCGCCGGAAGCCACCGGCGGTCCCGGCATCGATCCGCAGGTCGCGACACCGTATCAGTACTTGAGACCGATCGACACTCCATTGGTTTTCTCCGGCTTTACTACTGACGCAGTAAAGCGTTTCGCGCCCCAGTTCGCCGCCGCGGGCATCGTCCCGGTGATGGGCGTCGGCTCCGCCGAAAATACCAAGCAGCCTGAGCCCATCGAGCCCGGTTCTTCTGTCAGCGCTGTCCTCGTCCGCGGCGACATGGACATTACTGCCACTTGCACCGTCACCTACGTGGACGCCACCCATCTTCTCGCGTGCGGCCACCCGCTGATGGACTTCGGCAATGTCGATATGCCGATGACAAAATCGACGGTACTCGCGACGCTGCCCTCGCCAGCCAACGCCTTCAAAATTGCGACCGCCACCGAACAGATCGGCGCCTTCATGCAGGATCGCCACACCGGCATTCTCGGCCGATTCGGCAAGCAACCCGAGATGATTCCGGTCACGCTGAGTTTTCACGGCATCTCGAACCCGAAGACTTTCCACTTCGAAGTCCTGAACAATGCGCGCTTCACGCCTGTCGCCATGATGTCGACGGTTTACAGCGCCATCCAGGGCATTAATGAGTACAGCGAAGACACTACCTTCCGCGTCGAGGGCTCTGTCAACGTCGCCGGCTACCCGAAACTGGAACTGAACAACATGTACGCCCCCGGCGACAGCAATACGCCGACCGCCGCCGCCATCGCCACCGCTCTTGGCGAACGCTTTAGCCGCATCTTCGACAACCCCTACGAGCAGCCAAAGATCAACGGTGTAGAACTGAACATCGATCTCGTTCCCGATCGCCGGTGGGCGCGTCTCGAAACCGCACGCACGGACGTCACCGAAGCCCGCCCGGGCGATGAAATCGTCGTCGAAACCGTGCTTCGCCCCTATCGTGGTGAGCGCATCGTGCGCCAGGTTCCCATCCGGATTCCGACCTCGACGCCACGCGGCACCCTCCGCATCCTCGTCAGCGACGGTGACACGCTCGATCGCATGAGCCATACCGGCTTACAGCAGCGCCGCATGGACCTGCAATCCACCATCGCGCAGCTCAACAAGCAGCACGAAAACAGCCGCCTCTACGTTTCGCTGCTCGAGGCAAACCCGCAGGCCGTCGTCGAAGATAAGGTCATGCCAACCCTGCCCCTCTCCGTCATTAACGTGATGGAAGGCATGCGCGGCACGCAGGATATGGTCCTCGTCGGCGAATCGTCGGTGAGCGAAGCGAGCACACCTTTTGACTACGTCGTCACCGGCTCGCAAGTCATCACCGTCAACATCCGCTGA
- a CDS encoding VWA domain-containing protein, with the protein MKQISLNSRMKSPSSVAWMSMIVLVLALVIAPLAVAQDQQQGQQQQKPGQQQAPPEAGGPEGDIGPIAIPKKKEEAPPPPPQPKAPAGMPDYSLTVDVPLVSLDAMVLTKDGQFIPGLQKDNFKVLEDGVPQKIVNFGQTQAPITAVLLVEFSNSNYAFMSDALRASYAFADSLKKDDWVAIIEYDMQPHILLDFTQDKNKVYGALNMLRIPGFSESNLFDALVDTLDRLDRIQGRKVLVIVGSGLDTFSRITYDKAIKRVKESKDVTIFTVSTGEAFQIWAEGRLYGSMREMDYLQAKNQLRTFAELTGGRSYSPRFEGEMPGIFQEIGQSVRNQYTITYHPTNKALDGTYRKLKVELVDPQTGKPLIVQDAKNHKKLKYEIIARSGYTAKHTVE; encoded by the coding sequence TTGAAGCAGATTTCCCTTAATTCGCGTATGAAATCCCCTAGTTCAGTCGCCTGGATGTCAATGATCGTGCTGGTGTTAGCGCTGGTTATTGCTCCGCTGGCGGTGGCGCAGGACCAGCAACAGGGTCAACAGCAGCAGAAACCGGGACAACAGCAGGCGCCACCAGAAGCAGGCGGACCGGAAGGGGACATCGGACCGATTGCGATTCCGAAGAAGAAGGAAGAGGCGCCACCACCTCCGCCGCAGCCAAAGGCGCCCGCGGGGATGCCGGATTACTCGCTGACAGTGGATGTGCCGCTGGTTTCACTGGACGCGATGGTGCTGACGAAAGACGGTCAATTCATTCCGGGACTGCAGAAGGACAACTTTAAAGTATTGGAGGATGGCGTACCTCAGAAGATTGTCAACTTCGGTCAGACGCAGGCACCCATCACGGCGGTCCTGCTAGTGGAGTTCTCGAACTCGAACTACGCGTTCATGTCGGACGCTCTGCGCGCCTCGTACGCATTTGCCGACAGCCTGAAGAAGGACGACTGGGTAGCGATTATCGAGTACGACATGCAGCCGCATATCCTGCTCGACTTCACTCAGGATAAGAATAAGGTTTATGGCGCGCTGAACATGCTGCGCATCCCGGGCTTCAGCGAAAGCAACCTGTTCGATGCGCTGGTAGATACGTTGGACCGTTTGGACAGAATTCAGGGACGCAAGGTGCTGGTGATTGTCGGCAGCGGGCTCGACACCTTCAGCCGCATCACATACGACAAAGCGATCAAACGTGTGAAGGAATCGAAGGATGTGACCATCTTCACGGTGAGTACGGGCGAAGCGTTCCAGATCTGGGCGGAAGGACGGCTATACGGTTCGATGCGGGAAATGGATTACCTGCAGGCGAAGAACCAGTTACGCACGTTCGCGGAACTGACCGGAGGGCGCTCCTACAGCCCACGCTTCGAAGGCGAGATGCCAGGAATCTTCCAGGAGATCGGACAATCTGTGCGGAACCAGTACACCATCACGTATCACCCGACGAATAAAGCGCTGGACGGGACGTATCGCAAACTGAAAGTCGAACTGGTGGATCCACAGACAGGGAAGCCTCTGATCGTGCAGGACGCGAAGAATCACAAGAAGCTGAAATACGAAATTATCGCGAGGTCGGGGTACACGGCGAAACATACGGTTGAGTAA
- a CDS encoding deoxyribonuclease IV, with the protein MPHRLKGPEKDILKLLPPKPASPPTSRRIGIHCSTAGGVETAAERAWRLGCNAFQAFSSSPRQWAPYSLGKPQCETMSRLREKYDLRPLAIHANYLINVAGANTGFRKKSIAAFRGEVERALALCAEYLVLHPGSFRDLTREQGLANAAAAIEESVRSLDLARGGLTILIENTAGAEFSLGSKFDQVAELCDRLRAHVPVAACIDTCHTWVAGYDIVSPTGYETTLRELDSTVGLNNVLVWHCNDAKAAFGSKLDRHQHIGEGSIGLEPFRRLLNDPRTAHAAFLAETPVDQPLDDLKNVNALKSLVAPSKPSRRKPKKSN; encoded by the coding sequence ATGCCCCACCGCCTCAAGGGCCCAGAGAAAGACATCCTCAAACTTCTTCCCCCGAAGCCCGCCTCGCCGCCGACCTCGCGCCGCATCGGCATTCACTGCTCCACCGCTGGTGGCGTCGAAACCGCGGCCGAACGTGCCTGGCGACTCGGCTGTAACGCCTTCCAGGCTTTTTCGTCGAGTCCGCGCCAGTGGGCTCCGTACTCGCTCGGCAAGCCGCAATGCGAGACGATGAGCCGCCTTCGCGAAAAATACGATCTCCGGCCACTCGCCATCCACGCCAACTACCTGATTAATGTCGCTGGCGCCAACACCGGCTTCCGCAAGAAATCCATTGCCGCCTTTCGCGGCGAAGTCGAACGCGCTCTCGCCCTCTGCGCCGAATACCTTGTCCTGCACCCCGGCTCCTTCCGCGACCTCACCCGCGAGCAGGGCCTCGCCAACGCCGCCGCCGCGATTGAAGAGTCCGTGCGCAGCCTCGATCTCGCGCGCGGCGGCCTAACCATCCTCATCGAAAACACCGCCGGCGCCGAGTTCTCCCTCGGCAGCAAGTTCGACCAGGTCGCCGAGCTTTGCGATCGTCTCCGCGCCCACGTTCCCGTCGCCGCCTGCATCGACACCTGTCACACCTGGGTAGCCGGCTACGACATCGTCAGCCCCACCGGCTACGAGACAACGCTCCGCGAACTCGACTCCACCGTCGGCCTCAACAACGTCCTCGTCTGGCATTGCAACGACGCCAAGGCCGCCTTCGGCAGCAAACTCGACCGCCACCAGCACATCGGCGAAGGGTCGATCGGCCTCGAACCCTTCCGCCGCCTCCTCAACGACCCGCGCACCGCCCACGCCGCCTTCCTCGCCGAAACCCCTGTCGACCAACCCCTAGACGACCTCAAGAACGTGAATGCGCTGAAATCCCTCGTAGCTCCCTCCAAGCCCTCGCGCCGGAAACCGAAGAAAAGCAATTGA
- a CDS encoding ABC transporter permease — protein MHRLLSLFRNLFQRDSVERELDDELQASLDLLIDEKIAAGMDPNAARRAARIELDGIELVKEKVRSIRAGALYERVEQDLRYALRNLRQHPRFAATAIGALAVGIGASTVMFSVFYNVFFNSIAAKDANRLVVPVIHAPGEWAGVTKQAETLSCKLADLNVIRRDNDIFEQVVGYESGGSVLLSNGAETFQLFSGLVTDDAFQFYGVPPLLGRGIVPGDGNPDAAPIFVMSYRTWTREFHGDLRLVGQSFIVNGEPRTLVGIMPPQFEAFSRAGILNQVWIPFTSASTTAGPHYAAVRLLARLKPGVGIKSASAELDVIVRRIAQQHPDDFPKRFTTGIESLTDYRLASSSGAIFRADMKRMLWALLAAAVMVLVIACTNIAILLMSRASIREREMAVRSALGASRSRITFQLLIEAAVLAIAASLLGCGMAWFGARAANTILHQPALADLSAELAIGLNMPVLLFAVASATITTLICGIAPAAYAWRTNPQKYLTGSGRNRSADSRRSRKVRSLLVMGEVALSLVLLVSAGLFTRSLYRLTHVPLGFDPDNLLLMVFGPVRGHDYVPDRARMASAAWQAQLQSMMERIGRLPGVESVAIDNTIPGYGPTTGPQVSTPGNARSEESGINECDENCLNALRFQLLRGRWFTRDEVQGRRLVTVLTQKLSRDLFGDDDPVGKQLLVKSWLHEGDAPKHDAYFRIIGVVADVKNGGLQQPAMPMAFTPPLLSGGVVVLVKTRVDPASMMHAIQEQVWSVDPNEIFWVYRPLAQYFQEFTYATPEMSVRMFAPLAGIALVLVMVGLFSVTAYEVSLRTYEFGIRTALGAQRHHILRTVLGRNMRVVAVGVLLGIGASNATGRFIANQLWGISPADPAVFATVILMVTTITLTASIIPALKAAMVDPTVALRSGCEGQVF, from the coding sequence ATGCATCGCCTGTTGAGTCTGTTCCGCAATCTATTTCAACGCGACAGCGTGGAACGCGAGCTCGATGATGAATTGCAGGCGAGTCTCGATTTGCTGATTGACGAGAAGATCGCGGCCGGTATGGATCCGAATGCCGCCCGGCGCGCTGCTCGCATAGAACTCGATGGCATTGAATTGGTTAAGGAGAAGGTGCGCAGCATTCGGGCGGGCGCTCTGTACGAGCGCGTCGAGCAAGACCTGCGGTATGCATTGCGCAACCTACGTCAACACCCGCGCTTCGCAGCGACGGCCATCGGTGCGCTCGCAGTGGGCATCGGCGCATCGACGGTGATGTTCAGTGTCTTCTACAACGTTTTCTTTAATTCGATCGCGGCTAAAGACGCGAATCGCCTGGTGGTGCCCGTCATCCATGCTCCGGGTGAATGGGCGGGAGTAACGAAGCAGGCGGAGACGCTGTCATGCAAGCTGGCCGACCTGAACGTAATCCGTCGCGATAATGACATTTTTGAGCAGGTAGTCGGATATGAGTCGGGCGGGAGCGTGCTGCTCAGCAATGGCGCTGAGACATTTCAGCTCTTTTCCGGACTCGTCACCGATGACGCATTTCAGTTTTACGGCGTACCGCCACTTCTGGGCCGCGGCATTGTGCCGGGAGACGGGAACCCGGATGCTGCCCCGATATTCGTAATGAGCTATCGCACGTGGACACGCGAGTTCCACGGCGATCTTCGGTTAGTGGGACAGAGCTTCATCGTGAATGGAGAGCCGCGGACGCTCGTCGGCATAATGCCGCCTCAGTTCGAGGCATTCTCTCGTGCCGGCATTCTGAACCAGGTATGGATTCCATTCACATCGGCGTCCACGACAGCGGGTCCTCATTATGCGGCAGTCCGGTTGCTGGCGCGTTTAAAGCCTGGAGTGGGTATCAAGAGCGCATCAGCGGAGCTGGATGTGATTGTTCGCCGGATTGCCCAGCAGCATCCGGATGATTTTCCTAAACGGTTCACAACTGGCATCGAGTCTCTTACCGATTACCGCCTAGCGTCGTCGTCGGGTGCGATCTTCCGCGCAGACATGAAGAGAATGCTTTGGGCATTGCTCGCGGCGGCCGTAATGGTTCTTGTCATTGCTTGCACGAACATCGCCATTTTGCTGATGTCGCGCGCTTCGATACGGGAGCGGGAGATGGCGGTTCGATCAGCGCTGGGAGCGTCCCGTTCGAGGATCACATTCCAGCTACTGATAGAAGCCGCGGTGCTGGCGATCGCTGCTTCTCTGCTGGGATGCGGCATGGCATGGTTCGGAGCGCGGGCTGCCAATACGATACTTCATCAGCCTGCGTTGGCCGATCTCTCCGCGGAACTTGCGATTGGGCTCAACATGCCCGTTCTGCTGTTCGCAGTCGCATCAGCGACAATTACCACTCTTATCTGCGGAATCGCTCCTGCGGCTTATGCGTGGCGCACTAACCCGCAGAAATACCTTACCGGAAGTGGCAGGAACCGCTCAGCTGATTCCCGGCGCAGTCGCAAGGTGCGCTCGCTGCTGGTCATGGGCGAAGTGGCGTTGTCACTGGTACTGCTTGTAAGCGCGGGACTATTTACGCGTAGTCTATACCGGCTAACGCATGTCCCATTGGGTTTTGACCCCGACAACCTACTGCTCATGGTATTCGGCCCTGTTCGCGGTCATGACTACGTTCCCGACCGTGCGCGCATGGCGAGTGCCGCGTGGCAAGCTCAGCTACAGTCCATGATGGAACGGATTGGGCGCTTGCCAGGGGTTGAGTCTGTCGCCATCGACAACACGATCCCGGGTTATGGACCAACGACCGGCCCGCAGGTTTCGACACCGGGCAATGCGCGTTCGGAAGAGTCGGGAATCAACGAGTGCGACGAAAACTGCCTCAATGCTCTTCGATTTCAGCTGCTGCGTGGCCGCTGGTTCACTCGCGACGAAGTGCAGGGCCGACGGCTTGTTACTGTCTTGACTCAGAAGCTCAGTCGCGATTTGTTTGGCGATGACGATCCTGTAGGCAAACAATTGTTGGTTAAAAGTTGGCTGCATGAAGGGGATGCACCGAAACACGACGCATATTTCCGAATCATTGGCGTGGTTGCCGACGTCAAGAATGGCGGTCTCCAACAACCAGCGATGCCAATGGCGTTTACGCCGCCTCTGCTGAGCGGCGGTGTGGTCGTGCTCGTGAAGACAAGGGTCGATCCGGCTTCGATGATGCACGCGATCCAGGAACAGGTGTGGAGCGTGGACCCGAACGAAATTTTCTGGGTCTATCGGCCATTGGCGCAGTACTTCCAAGAATTCACTTATGCCACTCCTGAGATGTCGGTTCGAATGTTCGCGCCGCTGGCAGGTATCGCGCTGGTTCTGGTGATGGTCGGGTTATTCAGTGTGACCGCTTATGAGGTGTCGTTGCGGACTTATGAATTCGGAATCCGAACCGCACTCGGAGCCCAACGACACCACATTCTGCGGACTGTTCTCGGGCGCAATATGAGAGTGGTTGCAGTTGGCGTGCTGCTTGGCATAGGTGCAAGCAACGCGACTGGTCGGTTCATCGCGAATCAGCTCTGGGGCATTTCCCCTGCCGATCCGGCCGTATTCGCGACCGTAATTCTGATGGTTACAACGATCACCCTAACCGCGAGCATTATTCCCGCTCTAAAGGCTGCCATGGTTGATCCGACAGTTGCACTAAGGTCCGGGTGTGAGGGCCAGGTTTTTTAA
- a CDS encoding PEP-CTERM sorting domain-containing protein, whose amino-acid sequence MRPGSKILLVLVLALFAVGAAADTLTLTSPAPADQQYQQTLNSPCVFGDASCKQPSGFLYTSIAEGGSLQDFGVGTPVSSPIYTYDDIVNAIGGNNFIVGIDINQAQQLSPTLTYFAELINGVVVASFGTSGASTGGSLLVLTNNGNGYADAILSGFVAPQEGDTVQFELTYLNANDGTEEFFLINTSAPPPVVPEPSSLALLGTGLVGAAGAIRRRYFA is encoded by the coding sequence ATGCGACCCGGGTCAAAGATTCTCTTGGTATTGGTGTTGGCTCTATTCGCCGTGGGGGCCGCTGCCGATACCCTAACTCTCACCTCACCAGCTCCTGCCGACCAGCAGTACCAGCAGACGCTGAACAGCCCTTGCGTCTTCGGTGATGCATCCTGCAAACAGCCCTCGGGATTCCTTTACACATCCATCGCCGAGGGTGGCTCATTGCAGGATTTCGGCGTGGGCACGCCGGTGTCGTCGCCGATCTACACCTACGACGACATCGTCAATGCTATCGGGGGCAACAACTTCATCGTCGGCATTGACATCAACCAGGCGCAGCAGCTGTCGCCCACGCTGACCTACTTTGCGGAGCTGATTAACGGCGTCGTTGTCGCGTCGTTCGGCACGTCCGGCGCCAGTACTGGTGGATCGTTGCTCGTTCTCACCAACAACGGAAACGGCTACGCCGACGCCATTCTCTCCGGCTTTGTCGCTCCTCAGGAGGGCGACACCGTCCAGTTCGAATTGACCTATCTCAACGCGAACGACGGTACCGAAGAGTTCTTCCTGATCAACACATCGGCTCCGCCTCCGGTCGTTCCCGAACCTTCAAGCCTTGCGCTTTTGGGCACGGGACTGGTCGGCGCAGCCGGTGCAATCCGCCGGAGATACTTCGCCTGA
- the leuS gene encoding leucine--tRNA ligase — MTDKKPSRPESELSEIIREVANNVKEVVEDVKEDARAVAQELGLAEPDRPADASASTSTPDRPDDNRYNFEPIELKWSRLWESDEALYAADPTSDKKKYYVVEMLPYPSGALHMGHVRNYSIGDALARYMWMNGYNVLHPMGWDSFGLPAENAAIKNQRPPREWTLGNIANMKQQMKRLGFAYDWSKEVTTCLPEYYKWNQWFFLKFYEKGLAYRKKSKVNWCPECATVLANEQAKNGFCWRHETTRVEQRELEQWALRITDYSEELLRDVDKLDEWPENVRKQQRDWIGRSEGALVDFKLDGLTGPAGETISVFTTRIDTIYGATSVQLAPEHPIVTDIIANDPELHAKVEELIAEQRRAKEAGDIGKIEKHGVDTRRFVTNPFNGEKIPVWVANYILMDYGTGAIMSVPAHDERDYEFAKKYGIDIRVVILPRREQEPPESGEPDEPVLPFVAEDSLLINSGEWNGLSCVDAQKKMATYAQQRGFGKATVTYRLKDWGISRQRYWGTPIPMIYCPNDGIVPVPEKDLPVLLPDNVEITLAGGSPLSRVPEFVNVKCPKCGAAAHRETDTMDTFVDSSWYFYRYTGPTPDRPFDSNVVNYWFPIDQYIGGAEHAVLHLIYSRFWTKFMRDIGLVRTSEPAERLFTQGMITKDGAKMSKSLGNLVSPDEMVARYGADAARMYTLFAAPPDQGFDWQDKGIEGIARFLSRVWRFISSNPVKSTGEYRVEDLTPSARKVLRKTHQTIKRITDDFSGRWHFNTSIAALMELLNECYGSEEFAPHGDAARPRAFAGDVQRKFVLLLAPFAPYLAHELWTALGEDASTLLRHPWPKYDPELIKEDSIEIVVQLNGKIRGRIVVPADATEDQIKALALADEKVKAALEGKQIVKVIVVRGKLVNIVVR; from the coding sequence ATGACCGATAAGAAGCCGTCCCGCCCCGAATCCGAGCTCTCCGAGATCATCCGCGAAGTCGCGAACAACGTTAAAGAAGTGGTTGAAGATGTAAAGGAGGACGCCCGCGCCGTCGCCCAGGAACTCGGCCTCGCCGAACCCGACCGCCCCGCCGACGCCAGCGCCTCGACTTCGACCCCCGACCGTCCAGACGACAACCGCTACAACTTCGAGCCCATCGAGCTCAAATGGTCCAGGCTCTGGGAATCCGACGAAGCCCTCTACGCCGCCGACCCGACCTCCGACAAGAAGAAGTACTACGTCGTCGAGATGCTCCCCTATCCCTCCGGCGCGCTTCACATGGGACACGTTCGCAACTACTCCATCGGCGACGCCCTCGCGCGCTACATGTGGATGAACGGTTACAACGTTCTCCACCCCATGGGCTGGGACTCCTTCGGCCTTCCCGCCGAAAATGCCGCCATCAAGAACCAGCGCCCGCCGCGCGAATGGACTCTCGGCAACATCGCCAACATGAAGCAGCAGATGAAGCGCCTCGGCTTCGCCTACGACTGGTCGAAAGAGGTCACCACCTGCCTTCCCGAGTACTACAAGTGGAACCAGTGGTTCTTCCTCAAGTTCTATGAAAAGGGTCTCGCCTACCGGAAAAAGAGCAAGGTCAACTGGTGCCCCGAGTGCGCGACTGTGCTTGCCAACGAGCAGGCCAAGAACGGTTTCTGCTGGCGTCACGAAACCACGCGCGTCGAGCAGCGTGAACTCGAGCAGTGGGCCCTTCGCATCACCGACTACTCCGAAGAACTTCTCCGTGACGTCGACAAACTCGACGAATGGCCCGAGAACGTTCGCAAGCAGCAGCGCGACTGGATCGGTCGCAGCGAAGGCGCGCTCGTCGACTTCAAACTCGACGGCCTCACCGGTCCCGCCGGCGAGACCATTTCCGTCTTCACCACGCGCATCGACACCATCTACGGCGCCACCTCGGTTCAACTCGCGCCCGAACACCCTATCGTCACCGACATCATCGCCAACGACCCCGAACTCCACGCCAAGGTCGAAGAATTAATCGCCGAGCAGCGCCGCGCCAAGGAAGCCGGAGACATCGGCAAAATCGAGAAGCACGGTGTCGACACCCGCCGCTTCGTTACGAATCCGTTCAACGGAGAAAAGATCCCCGTCTGGGTCGCCAACTACATCCTCATGGATTACGGCACCGGCGCCATCATGAGCGTCCCGGCGCACGACGAGCGCGACTACGAATTCGCAAAGAAGTACGGCATTGACATCCGCGTCGTCATTCTTCCGCGCCGCGAGCAAGAGCCGCCCGAATCCGGCGAGCCCGACGAACCCGTGCTCCCCTTCGTCGCCGAAGACAGTCTCCTCATCAACTCCGGCGAATGGAACGGCCTCTCCTGCGTCGACGCGCAAAAAAAGATGGCCACGTACGCCCAGCAGCGCGGCTTCGGCAAAGCCACCGTCACCTATCGACTCAAGGATTGGGGCATCTCCCGCCAGCGCTACTGGGGAACGCCGATCCCGATGATCTACTGCCCGAATGACGGCATCGTCCCCGTTCCCGAAAAGGATCTTCCGGTCCTCCTTCCCGACAACGTCGAGATCACGCTCGCCGGAGGCTCACCGCTTTCGCGCGTGCCCGAGTTCGTCAACGTCAAGTGTCCCAAGTGCGGCGCCGCAGCTCATCGCGAAACCGACACCATGGACACCTTTGTCGACTCCAGTTGGTACTTCTACCGGTACACCGGTCCGACGCCCGACCGGCCGTTCGACTCCAACGTCGTCAACTACTGGTTCCCCATCGACCAGTACATCGGCGGCGCCGAGCACGCCGTTCTTCACCTCATCTATTCGCGCTTCTGGACCAAGTTCATGCGCGACATCGGCCTCGTCCGCACCAGCGAACCCGCCGAGCGGCTCTTCACCCAGGGCATGATCACCAAGGATGGCGCCAAAATGTCCAAGTCGCTCGGCAACCTCGTCTCGCCCGACGAGATGGTCGCGCGCTACGGCGCCGACGCCGCCCGCATGTACACCCTCTTCGCCGCGCCGCCCGATCAGGGCTTCGACTGGCAGGACAAAGGCATCGAAGGCATCGCCCGCTTCCTCTCCCGAGTCTGGCGGTTCATCTCTTCGAATCCCGTCAAGAGCACAGGCGAGTATCGCGTCGAAGACCTGACTCCATCCGCACGCAAGGTTCTCCGCAAAACTCATCAGACGATCAAGCGCATCACCGACGATTTCAGCGGACGTTGGCACTTCAACACTTCCATCGCGGCGTTGATGGAGTTGTTGAACGAGTGCTACGGCAGTGAGGAGTTCGCACCGCACGGCGACGCTGCGCGACCTCGTGCATTCGCCGGTGATGTTCAGCGGAAGTTTGTCCTCTTACTCGCGCCCTTCGCGCCATACCTGGCGCACGAACTCTGGACCGCGCTCGGCGAAGACGCTTCGACGCTGCTTCGTCATCCGTGGCCGAAATACGATCCCGAACTCATCAAAGAGGACTCGATCGAAATCGTCGTCCAGCTCAACGGCAAAATCCGCGGACGCATCGTCGTCCCCGCCGACGCCACCGAAGATCAGATCAAAGCCCTCGCGCTCGCCGATGAAAAAGTCAAAGCCGCGCTCGAAGGCAAACAGATCGTGAAGGTAATCGTCGTCCGCGGCAAACTGGTAAATATCGTGGTGCGGTGA
- a CDS encoding PilZ domain-containing protein translates to MDKSPRLAAILPLKITIGTEADTHFVHTMDISASGVKVVLPFNLDAGRDVVLEYKKKRARAVVVWSKPMRRNASDYAIGMQLLDDGQRFWLVDLGPKAHILESTGQRITERVPRASND, encoded by the coding sequence ATGGACAAATCTCCCCGTTTGGCCGCCATTCTGCCTTTGAAGATCACGATCGGTACGGAAGCCGATACTCACTTTGTACACACCATGGACATCAGCGCTTCGGGCGTAAAGGTGGTTCTACCTTTCAACCTCGATGCGGGTCGCGACGTAGTGCTCGAGTACAAGAAGAAACGCGCACGGGCGGTTGTGGTCTGGTCCAAGCCCATGCGCAGGAACGCCAGCGACTACGCGATAGGAATGCAACTGCTGGACGACGGGCAGCGGTTCTGGCTCGTTGACCTTGGGCCGAAGGCGCACATCCTGGAGAGCACTGGACAGAGGATCACGGAACGCGTTCCGAGGGCGAGCAACGACTAG
- a CDS encoding PadR family transcriptional regulator: protein MTGKTDLLQGTLDLLILKALALEPNHGVGVARRVEQITRGTFEVGPGSLFPALHRLEEKGWLTSEWGESENRRRAKFYRLTASGRRQLAEETSNWERIAVAIGNALEAT from the coding sequence ATGACGGGCAAGACTGACTTACTTCAGGGCACACTCGACTTATTGATCCTCAAAGCCTTGGCGCTCGAGCCTAATCACGGCGTGGGTGTGGCTCGGCGGGTCGAACAGATCACGCGGGGAACGTTCGAGGTTGGGCCGGGATCGTTATTTCCTGCCCTTCACCGGTTGGAAGAGAAGGGATGGCTGACATCGGAGTGGGGTGAATCGGAGAATCGACGACGCGCCAAGTTCTACCGTCTCACCGCCTCAGGGCGTCGACAACTTGCCGAAGAAACGAGCAACTGGGAGCGCATTGCGGTTGCGATTGGAAATGCATTGGAAGCTACTTAG